GACTTCATGGTTTAAAAGAAAATGTGATTATTGGTCGTTTAATTCCAGTGGGCACCGGTTTTAATTTTAGAAAAGAGATTGAGAAAAAATAAATATTTTATATTCTATTTTATTTTTTACAAAAAAGTAATTATGTCTCTCCATCTTTGGATTTTAATTGTTCTCATTTTTTTGTTGATTTTTTGGTTGGTTAGTATTTTTAATTCTTTAGTAGTGGCGAGAAATCGAGTTGATGAAGCTTGGTCGGATATCGAAATTCAATTAAAGAGACGCTATGATTTAATTCCCAATTTAGTGGAAACAGTAAAGGGCTATGCTGGTCACGAACGAGAATTATTTCAAAAAATAACCGAGGCAAGAAGCCAAGCTTTGGCTGCCAAAACAATTAGAGAACATGCTGAGGCAGAAAATTTTTTAAGTTCAACTTTAAAAACTCTTTTTGCCGTGGCTGAAAATTATCCCGATTTAAAAGCCAGCCAAAATTTCCTAGAACTTCAGCGAGAGCTAACCGATACTGAAGACAAAATTCAAGCCGCCCGGAGGTTTTATAACAGCAACGTCAGAGACTTCAATACTAAAATTCAAATTTTCCCGAATAACCTGGTGGCTGGTTGGTTGAAGTTTACCCCTCGTGAATTTTTTGAAATAGATGAAGAAGAAAAAGAGCCAATAAAAGTTAAGTTTTAAAATTTGATATTTATTTTAAATTCGTGTTTTGAAGTTTTGAATTTTAGTTTTATGACTCTCTATACTCACATTTCTTCTAATCTTCGCAAAACTTGGCTTCTGATAAGCCTCTTTTTTCTCTTTATCATTGCTTTAGGTTGGCTTTTTGCTTATCTTTATCAATCTCAAGAAATTTTGATTTTCGCTATTATTTTTAGTTTTTTGATGAATTTTCTATCCTATTGGTTTTCTGATAAAATAGTCTTAACTCTTAGTCGGGCTAAAGAAATTAAAAAAAGTGAAGCACCAGAGCTTTATCGTTTGGTAGAAAACTTGTCTATTACAGCCGGTTTACCCTTACCTAAAATTTATATTATTGATGAAGCCGCACCTAATGCCTTTGCCACCGGTCGGGATAAAAATCATGCTGTTATTGCTGTGACGCGCGGCCTTTTAGAAAAATTAGAAAAAGTTGAATTAGAAGGAGTCTTGGCTCATGAGCTGGCTCATATTGGCAATCGTGATATGTTTTTACAAACTATCGTTGTTG
This region of Patescibacteria group bacterium genomic DNA includes:
- a CDS encoding LemA family protein gives rise to the protein MSLHLWILIVLIFLLIFWLVSIFNSLVVARNRVDEAWSDIEIQLKRRYDLIPNLVETVKGYAGHERELFQKITEARSQALAAKTIREHAEAENFLSSTLKTLFAVAENYPDLKASQNFLELQRELTDTEDKIQAARRFYNSNVRDFNTKIQIFPNNLVAGWLKFTPREFFEIDEEEKEPIKVKF
- a CDS encoding M48 family metallopeptidase codes for the protein MTLYTHISSNLRKTWLLISLFFLFIIALGWLFAYLYQSQEILIFAIIFSFLMNFLSYWFSDKIVLTLSRAKEIKKSEAPELYRLVENLSITAGLPLPKIYIIDEAAPNAFATGRDKNHAVIAVTRGLLEKLEKVELEGVLAHELAHIGNRDMFLQTIVVVLAGIIAMLSHLFLRMNFLSGLTRRRDNRQSGYLGLILFILFVIAVILAPIAATLIRLAISRKREFLADASGVMLTRYPEGLARALEKISADQTPLRVAHEATAHLYITNPFKGKQAIDWLTKLFSTHPPVEERIKVLRAMNL